A genomic region of Arvicola amphibius chromosome X, mArvAmp1.2, whole genome shotgun sequence contains the following coding sequences:
- the Itm2a gene encoding integral membrane protein 2A — translation MVKIAFNTPTAVQKEEARQDVEALVSRTVRAQILTGKELRVATQEKDGSSGRCMLTLLGLSFILAGLIVGGACIYKYFMPKSTIYHGEMCFFDSEDPVNSIHGGEPYFLPVTEEADIREDDNIAIIDVPVPSFSDSDPAAIIHDFEKGMTAYLDLLLGNCYLMPLNTSIVMTPKNLVELFGKLASGKYLPHTYVVREDLVAVEEIRDVSNLGIFIYQLCNNRKSFRLRRRDLLLGFNKRAIDKCWKIRHFPNEFIVETKICQE, via the exons ATGGTGAAGATCGCCTTCAATACCCCCACGGCGGTGCAAAAGGAGGAGGCGCGGCAAGATGTGGAGGCACTCGTGAGCCGCACTGTCCGAGCTCAGATCCTGACGGGCAAG GAGCTCAGAGTTGCCACGCAGGAGAAAGATGGCTCTTCTGGGAGATGCATGCTTACTCTCCTAGGCCTCTCATTCATCTTGGCTGGACTGATTGTGGGTGGAGCCTGCATTTACAAGTACTTTATGCCTAAG AGCACCATTTACCACGGTGAGATGTGCTTCTTTGATTCTGAAGATCCTGTAAATTCCATCCATGGAGGAGAGCCATATTTTCTGCCTGTGACTGAGGAGGCTGATATCCGTGAGGACGACAACATTGCAATCATTGATGTGCCCGTTCCCAGTTTCTCAGATAGTGACCCTGCGGCAATTATCCATGACTTTGAGAag GGAATGACTGCTTACCTGGACTTGCTTTTGGGAAACTGTTATCTGATGCCCCTCAATACTTCCATTGTTATGACTCCAAAGAATCTGGTGGAGCTTTTTGGCAAACTGGCA AGTGGCAAGTATTTGCCTCACACTTATGTGGTTCGTGAAGACCTGGTTGCTGTGGAAGAAATCCGTGATGTTAGTAACCTTGGTATTTTTATTTACCAACTTTGCAACAACCGAAAATCTTTCCGCCTTAGACGCAGAGACCTCTTGCTGG GTTTCAACAAGCGTGCCATTGACAAATGCTGGAAGATAAGACACTTCCCCAATGAATTTATTGTTGAGACCAAGATCTGTCAGGAGTGA